One segment of Panicum virgatum strain AP13 chromosome 3K, P.virgatum_v5, whole genome shotgun sequence DNA contains the following:
- the LOC120698982 gene encoding pectinesterase-like: protein MAVPCAAALCALLLLSISGLALSDAPPSTPVSPSAACNATTDPTFCRSVLPPRGKGDLYTYGRFSVAESLAGARRFAALVDRYLARHRHLSPGAVAALRDCQLMAELNMDFLSAAGATIRATDTLLDPQADDVHTLLSAILTNQQTCFDGLQAAAWSDGGGLDAPIANGTKLYSLSLSLFTRAWVPTAKKAGGHSHKGGHHGGHGGGNRKKRPSARRGLFDVTDDEMVRRMAIEGPERTVAVSSVVTVDQSGAGNFTTVGDAVAAAPRNLDGSGGYHLIYVLAGVYEENVTVPKHSKYIMMVGDGIGQTVITGNRSVVDGWTTFQSATFAVVGQGFVAMNMTFRNTAGPAKHQAVALRSGADLSAFYGCSFEAFQDTLYTHSLRQFYRGCDVYGTVDYVFGNAAVVFQGCTFYSRLPMQGQSNTVTAQGRSDPNQNTGTSIQGCALVPAPELAANAAFATLTYLGRPWKNFSRTVVMESYVGALVDPAGWMPWSGDFALDTLYYAEYNNTGPGADTSRRVAWPGYHVLGDGADAGNFTVTTMVLGDNWLPQTGVPFTSGLLSST, encoded by the exons ATGGcggtcccctgcgccgccgctctctgcgccctcctgctgctctccatCTCAGGCCTCGCGCTCTCCgacgcgccgccgtccacgccgGTGTCGCCGTCGGCCGCGTGCAACGCCACCACGGACCCGACCTTCTGCCGGTCCGTGCTCCCGCCGCGCGGCAAGGGGGACCTCTACACGTACGGCCGCTTCTCCGTCGCCGAGTCCCTCGCGGGCGCCCGCAGGTTCGCCGCCCTCGTCGACCGCTACCTCGCGCGCCACCGGCACCTCTCCCcgggcgccgtcgccgcgctgcgGGACTGCCAGCTCATGGCGGAGCTCAACATGGACTTCCTCTCGGCCGCGGGCGCCACGATCCGGGCCACGGACACCCTCCTCGACCCGCAGGCCGACGACGTGCACACGCTGCTCTCCGCGATCCTCACCAACCAGCAGACGTGCTTCGACGgcctgcaggcggcggcgtggtccgacggcggcggcctcgacgCGCCCATCGCCAACGGCACCAAGCTCTACAGCCTCTCGCTGTCGCTCTTCACCAGGGCGTGGGTGCCCACGGCGAAGAAGGCGGGGGGGCACTCGCACAAGGGCGGGCAccacggcggccacggcggcggcaaccGCAAGAAGCGGCCCTCGGCGAGGAGGGGCCTGTTCGACGTGACCGACGACGAGATGGTGCGGCGGATGGCCATCGAGGGGCCCGAGCGGACGGTGGCGGTGAGCAGCGTGGTCACCGTGGACCAGAGCGGCGCCGGGAACTTCACCACGGTCGGGgacgccgtggcggcggcgccaagaAACCTCGACGGCAGCGGCGGGTACCACCTCATCTACGTGCTCGCCGGCGTCTACGAGGAGAACGTGACGGTGCCCAAGCACAGCAAGTACATCATGATGGTCGGCGACGGCATCGGCCAGACCGTCATCACCGGCAACCGGAGCGTCGTCGACGGCTGGACCACCTTCCAATCGGCCACGTTCG CCGTGGTTGGGCAAGGCTTCGTGGCGATGAACATGACGTTCCGGAACACGGCGGGGCCGGCCAAGCACCAGGCGGTGGCGCTCCGCTCCGGCGCCGACCTGTCGGCCTTCTACGGCTGCAGCTTCGAGGCGTTCCAGGACACGCTCTACACGCACTCCCTCCGCCAGTTCTACCGCGGCTGCGACGTCTACGGCACCGTCGACTACGTCTTCGGCAACGCCGCCGTCGTGTTCCAGGGCTGCACCTTCTACTCCCGGCTGCCGATGCAGGGCCAGAGCAACACCGTCACGGCGCAGGGCCGCAGCGACCCCAACCAGAACACCGGCACCTCCATCCAGGGCTGCGCGCTCGTGCcggcgccggagctcgccgccaacGCCGCCTTCGCCACGCTCACCTACCTCGGCCGCCCGTGGAAGAACTTCTCGCGCACGGTGGTCATGGAGTCGTACGTCGGCGCGCTCGTCGACCCCGCCGGATGGATGCCGTGGTCCGGGGACTTCGCGCTCGACACGCTCTACTACGCCGAGTACAACAACACCGGGCCGGGCGCCGACACCAGCCGCCGGGTGGCGTGGCCGGGGTACCACGtcctcggcgacggcgccgacgccggcaaCTTCACCGTCACGACCATGGTGCTCGGCGACAACTGGCTGCCGCAGACCGGCGTGCCCTTCACCAGCGGCTTGCTTTCTTCAACTTGA
- the LOC120700838 gene encoding uncharacterized protein LOC120700838, protein MESGGAMDRSQPEPSAGVGDRLSKLEDRVLGNILSFLPAKEAARAALLSSRWRHVFAAVHTISLEEPEPPIPDDDWRGYCDSPSCRPPGDPNAPPPFSSAVSAAIIARQRRRGAAPLRPLRVAMEDYRAGDSSAVDQWVSYAVQQAAPEGLDLRLSCRRLPCPGAYYELSAETEFDVRSGSDDDDSSSSAAVSTDDELEDVRLPRWEWVQPEYTVPRLLFSCAELRSLSLGSCRLSPPAAACLPSLVTLLLCDVPDGGADVERLIAGCPRLADLTLEACDAVTALTVAGGARLRRLALRCCHRLAAVAVDSSELRAFEYRGAVPYYAASFLTMRGGSGRVAYCKVHICGAETSNPWQLVHLFANSRHLHLESARLGSGFGMAVPPARSSASFSSIRHLEVRGCLPDHDAGVIVDAMSGILELAPNLEALSLAFHHQEQRFLAYSARRSCWTRTISGGRAQRALAKFLLCNAPGVDKLWCEFAEGPLWTQVQLMREIKCWLINKSASTHFA, encoded by the exons ATGGAATCGGGCGGCGCGATGGATCGCTCCCAGCCCGAGCCCTCcgccggcgtcggcgaccgcctGAGCAAGTTGGAGGACCGCGTGCTCGGCAAcatcctctccttcctcccggcCAAggaggcggcgcgagcggcgctgCTCTCGTCGCGGTGGCGCCACGTCTTCGCCGCCGTGCACACCATCTCCCTAGAGGAGCCGGAGCCCCCGATCCCCGACGACGACTGGCGCGGCTACTGCGACTCCCCGTCGTGCCGGCCGCCGGGGGACCCCAACGCCCCGCCGCCCTTCTCCAGCGCCGTCAGCGCCGCGATCATCgcccgccagcggcggcgcggcgcggccccccTGCGCCCCCTCCGCGTGGCCATGGAAGACTACCGCGCCGGcgactcctccgccgtggaccAGTGGGTCTCTTacgccgtgcagcaggccgccCCCGAGGGCCTCGACCTCCGCCTTAGCTGCCGCCGCCTACCCTGCCCGGGGGCTTACTACGAACTCAGCGCCG AGACGGAGTTCGACGTCCGATCCgggtccgacgacgacgacagcagcAGTAGCGCCGCCGTCTCCACTGACGACGAGCTCGAGGATGTCCGTCTACCCCGGTGGGAGTGGGTTCAGCCGGAGTACACCGTCCCGAGACTCCTCTTCTCCTGCGCCGAGCTGCGGTCGCTCTCCCTGGGCTCCTGCCGGctctccccgccggccgccgcctgcctgcCGTCCCTCGTGACCCTGCTCCTGTGCGACGTCCCCGACGGCGGGGCCGACGTGGAGCGGCTCATCGCCGGCTGCCCGCGCCTCGCCGACCTGACGCTCGAGGCCTGCGACGCGGTGACCGCGCTCACCGTcgcaggcggcgcgcggctccGGAGGCTGGCCCTCCGCTGCTGCCACAGGCTGGCCGCGGTCGCCGTCGACTCCTCGGAGCTGCGAGCCTTCGAGTATCGCGGCGCCGTGCCGTACTACGCCGCCTCGTTCCTCACCAtgcgcggcggctccggcagGGTCGCCTACTGCAAGGTCCACATCTGCGGCGCCGAGACCAGTAACCCGTGGCAGCTTGTGCATCTGTTCGCGAACTCCAGGCACCTGCACCTCGAGTCGGCTCGCCTCGGCTCAGGCTTCGGCATGGccgtgccgccggcgaggtcgtccGCTTCCTTCTCCAGCATCCGCCACCTCGAGGTGAGGGGATGCCTGCCCGACCACGACGCCGGCGTCATCGTCGACGCCATGAGCGGGATCCTCGAGCTCGCCCCGAACCTTGAGGCGCTGTCGCTGGCCTTCCACCACCAGGAACAGAGATTTCTCGCTTATTCAGCGAGGAGGAGCTGCTGGACGCGCACCATCTCG GGGGGCAGGGCGCAGAGGGCGCTGGCCAAGTTCCTGCTCTGCAACGCGCCGGGGGTCGACAAGCTGTGGTGCGAGTTCGCCGAGGGGCCCCTGTGGACGCAGGTTCAGTTGATGCGCGAGATCAAGTGCTGGCTGATCAACAAGTCGGCCAGCACCCACTTCGCTTGA